A single region of the Plantactinospora soyae genome encodes:
- a CDS encoding DNA-processing protein DprA: MTDPLRSTSGTSSGMDEMRLARIALTWLVEPGTRSVFRLVERFGPVGALRRLLAGEVADQKLRARVESRLVAGDPWEAANIAAEQTERVGARLVTPEDEEWPTRVQELNRLTLASADRRVDQETAPPLCLWVRGAWPLDEALHRSVAVVGSRAATPYGLHVATEIAFGLADRNWTVVSGGAFGIDAAAHRGALNAGGLTVAVLACGVDRPYPMGNTALFDRIADVGLLVSEWLPGAAPLRPRFLTRNRVIAAATIGTVLVEAAARSGATQTLRRALALRHPSMVLPGPVTSAMSVGAHELLREHPEARLVTGVPHILEEVGRIGADLAPPVRGPEQPRDMLDDESALILESVPRRGAFGPDALAAQAGLELRTALRKLSMLEQLGLVIRRDDGYVLAPAAARPSSGPAGQPVQNR; this comes from the coding sequence ATGACGGATCCACTTCGATCAACCTCCGGCACGTCTTCCGGGATGGACGAGATGCGGCTGGCCCGGATCGCGCTGACCTGGCTCGTCGAACCCGGTACCCGATCGGTGTTCCGGCTGGTCGAGCGGTTCGGGCCGGTCGGCGCGCTGCGCCGCCTGCTCGCCGGGGAGGTGGCGGACCAGAAACTGCGGGCGAGGGTCGAGTCCCGGCTCGTCGCCGGGGATCCGTGGGAGGCAGCGAACATCGCCGCCGAGCAGACCGAACGGGTGGGCGCGCGACTGGTCACCCCCGAGGACGAGGAGTGGCCGACACGGGTGCAGGAGTTGAACCGGCTGACGCTGGCCAGCGCCGACCGCAGGGTCGACCAGGAAACCGCGCCACCGCTCTGTCTCTGGGTACGTGGCGCATGGCCGCTGGACGAGGCGCTGCACCGCTCGGTGGCGGTCGTCGGTTCCCGGGCCGCCACCCCGTACGGGCTGCACGTCGCCACCGAGATCGCCTTCGGTCTGGCCGACCGGAACTGGACCGTCGTCTCCGGCGGGGCGTTCGGCATCGACGCCGCCGCGCACCGTGGCGCGTTGAACGCTGGTGGCCTGACCGTGGCGGTGCTCGCCTGTGGGGTCGACCGGCCCTACCCGATGGGGAACACCGCCCTCTTCGACCGGATCGCCGACGTCGGCCTGCTGGTCAGTGAGTGGCTTCCGGGGGCCGCGCCGCTGCGCCCCCGTTTCCTGACCCGGAACCGGGTCATCGCGGCGGCGACGATCGGAACGGTGCTGGTGGAGGCGGCGGCCCGAAGCGGCGCCACCCAGACCCTGCGCCGGGCGCTGGCTCTACGGCACCCGTCGATGGTGCTGCCCGGACCGGTCACCTCCGCCATGTCGGTCGGGGCGCACGAGCTGCTCCGCGAGCATCCCGAGGCCCGGCTGGTCACCGGCGTACCGCACATCCTGGAAGAGGTGGGGCGGATCGGCGCCGACCTGGCCCCGCCGGTCCGTGGCCCCGAACAGCCACGGGACATGCTGGACGACGAGTCCGCGTTGATCCTGGAGTCGGTACCCCGACGAGGCGCGTTCGGACCGGACGCCCTGGCCGCACAGGCCGGGCTCGAACTACGCACCGCACTGCGG
- a CDS encoding YifB family Mg chelatase-like AAA ATPase, producing the protein MSYAKVLCVGLVGVTGHLVEVEADLASGLPTVVLSGLPDTALNEARDRVRAAIVNSGQRWPNRRITVNLLPATLPKFGSAFDLAIAAALLAGSGELPLAPLDRVAVLGELGLDGAVRPVRGVLPMVAAAARAGITRVVVPLDNAAEAAVVPGVRVRAVDSLHRLVAFIRDGAPLLEPPAGQPPAAHPGPDLADVAGQGFARRALEVAAAGGHHLALLGPPGAGKTMLAERLPSILPELDDEAALEVTALHSIAGLLPPDGRLLRRPPFQAPHHTATIASLVGGGTGLARPGAVSLAHRGVLFLDEAPEYTRGALEALRQPLESGRIVLTRARGGTEYPARVQLVIAANPCPCAKPSGDISCECTPLARRRYLGRLSGPLLDRIDVQVTLNPLTASELMDAGLTIESSVVVAARVGRARAAAAARWAAGGWRINAEVPGPQLRRPRWRLPADDTRTLRRLLDSGVLSARGFDRVIRVAWTIADLDGRERPDFGDVDEATQLRTGRLA; encoded by the coding sequence ATGAGCTACGCCAAGGTGCTCTGCGTGGGGCTGGTCGGCGTGACCGGGCATCTCGTCGAGGTCGAGGCCGACCTGGCGTCGGGACTGCCCACCGTCGTGCTGTCCGGCCTGCCCGACACCGCGCTCAACGAGGCCCGGGACCGGGTACGCGCCGCCATCGTCAACTCCGGGCAGCGCTGGCCGAATCGCCGGATCACCGTCAACCTGCTCCCCGCGACGCTGCCGAAGTTCGGGTCGGCGTTCGATCTCGCCATCGCGGCAGCGTTGCTCGCCGGATCGGGCGAACTGCCACTGGCCCCACTCGACCGGGTGGCAGTGCTGGGCGAGTTGGGACTCGACGGAGCCGTACGCCCGGTCCGGGGTGTACTGCCGATGGTCGCGGCGGCGGCCCGGGCGGGGATAACCCGGGTGGTCGTACCACTGGACAACGCCGCGGAGGCAGCGGTCGTCCCCGGCGTACGGGTCCGCGCCGTCGACAGCCTGCACCGGCTGGTCGCGTTCATCCGGGACGGCGCTCCGCTGCTGGAGCCGCCGGCCGGGCAGCCGCCCGCCGCCCACCCCGGACCCGACCTCGCCGACGTGGCCGGTCAGGGATTCGCCCGGCGCGCCCTGGAGGTGGCCGCGGCCGGAGGCCACCACCTGGCCCTGCTCGGCCCGCCCGGTGCCGGCAAAACGATGCTGGCCGAGCGGCTGCCCTCGATCCTGCCCGAGTTGGACGACGAGGCAGCGCTGGAGGTGACCGCGCTGCACTCCATCGCCGGTCTGCTACCTCCGGACGGCCGGCTGCTGCGCCGACCGCCGTTCCAGGCACCGCACCACACCGCGACCATCGCGTCCCTCGTCGGTGGCGGTACCGGGCTGGCCCGGCCCGGCGCGGTGTCGCTGGCACACCGTGGTGTCCTCTTCCTCGACGAGGCCCCGGAATACACCAGGGGCGCGCTCGAGGCGTTGCGCCAACCGCTGGAGAGCGGCCGGATCGTCCTGACCCGGGCCAGGGGCGGCACGGAATATCCCGCCCGGGTGCAACTGGTGATCGCGGCGAACCCGTGCCCCTGTGCGAAGCCCTCCGGGGACATCTCCTGCGAGTGCACGCCGCTCGCCCGGCGCCGTTACCTTGGCCGGCTCTCCGGCCCGCTACTGGACCGGATCGACGTACAGGTGACGCTGAATCCCCTGACCGCGTCCGAGCTGATGGACGCCGGGCTGACCATCGAATCCTCCGTGGTGGTCGCCGCACGGGTCGGCAGGGCCAGGGCTGCCGCCGCCGCCCGCTGGGCAGCCGGCGGATGGCGGATCAACGCCGAGGTGCCAGGGCCACAGCTGCGCCGACCCCGATGGCGACTGCCGGCCGACGACACGCGGACGCTGCGGCGGCTGCTCGACAGCGGCGTCCTGTCCGCCCGTGGCTTCGACCGGGTGATCCGGGTCGCCTGGACGATCGCCGACCTGGACGGCCGAGAGCGACCGGACTTCGGCGACGTGGACGAGGCGACCCAACTACGAACCGGGAGACTGGCATGA
- a CDS encoding Lrp/AsnC family transcriptional regulator, which yields MLDGTDRALLAQLQRDATQSYASLGAAVGLSAGAAHERVRKLRERNVIRRTTVDITPAEVGRGVLSFVLIDSNAWMGDPPTRDALLALPEIQEAHIIAGPASVLVKIRTASTEELQGTLRRIFGIDGVTGTQTIVVLETAFERPLDVRAEPAEPA from the coding sequence GTGCTTGACGGAACGGACCGGGCACTGCTGGCCCAGTTGCAGCGCGACGCCACACAGTCGTACGCCTCGTTGGGCGCGGCCGTCGGCCTCTCCGCCGGGGCGGCCCACGAACGGGTCCGGAAGCTCCGTGAGCGAAACGTGATCCGCCGCACCACGGTCGACATCACGCCGGCCGAAGTCGGCCGGGGCGTGTTGTCGTTCGTCCTGATCGACTCCAACGCCTGGATGGGCGACCCTCCGACCCGCGACGCGCTGCTGGCCCTGCCGGAGATCCAGGAAGCGCACATCATCGCGGGCCCCGCGTCCGTGCTCGTGAAGATCAGGACGGCCAGCACGGAGGAGCTACAGGGGACGCTCCGACGGATCTTCGGCATCGACGGGGTCACCGGAACCCAGACCATCGTGGTCCTGGAGACCGCATTCGAGCGCCCACTGGACGTCCGCGCCGAGCCGGCCGAGCCGGCCTGA